ATTTGCAGGAGGAGTAGCTTATGATAAACCAAGTTCAATTGTAGATTTAAGCCAAACTGCTTCTCAGGATGCTATAGAACGCGATGGACAAACTTTTGCAGATAGTGAAGATCTAACTGCTGATGGTGCAGAAGCTATAAAACAGGGACAGATTAAGGGAAAAAGAGTTAATATGAGAGAAGCTCCAGGCTTGAAGGCAGCTGTTATCTTTACTTTCCCTGGTATGGAAAATGTAACCATACATGAATCAGCAAATCCTGAGTCTTCAAAATATCCATGGGTTAAGGTCACTTATAAAGATAAAACTGGGTGGGTCTATGGACAGTACGTAGCGGAAAAAGCTCCTGTCAAACCAGCACAAAGCAAAACAGTTACAACTGATAAGAGTCAGGTAATTCCTAAACCAACAGCTACAAAGCAGGGACAAATTAAGGGAAAGAACGTTAATATGAGAGAATCCCCAGACTTGAAAGCTCGTGTCCTTTTTACGTTTCCCGGCTTGGAAAAGGTTACTATACATGAGGCAACTACTCCCGAACCTGGTAGAAAACCTTGGATCAAGGTCAGCTACAAAGATATAACCGGTTGGGTTTATGGACAATATGTCAAGGAGTAATTATTTTGCGAATTGCTAGTGAGCAAATAATGCGATTGAAAAAGGAAATGTCGGCATGAAATTAAAACCTGAGTCACAAAAGTTGTTTTTTCTGATTATAGTAACAGTTGCCATATGTGCACTGTTTTTTACCATTAAACATCATGGAGTTGATGAAAAAGCAGCAAAGGTTGCAGAAAAAGAGTTGAAACTCACGCCTGATGTGCCAAAAACTGCTAAACCTCTTTCTCCTACTATTCTTCAGAAAAGAGATGCTTATTCTCATAGGGGTGAATGGATAAAGATTATTAAGCTAGACCATAAACTTCATGTTATGAAAGACAAAAATATCGTAAAAATTTATGATATAGCAGTAGGCAAGAACCTTGGACAGAAAGTACGTGCTGGAGATTGTAAAACTCCGGTGGGTGATTTTTCTGTACAACAGATACAAAGCGCTAGTCATTGGTCTCATGACTTCAAAGATGGCAAAGGCGTGATTCAGAACGCTTATGGCCCCTGGTTCATTCGATTAAGAACAGGATGGAATGGCATTGGAATCCATGGAACACATGCGCCCAATTCTATAGGAACAAATGATACAGAGGGCTGCATTAGATTAAAAAACAGCGATGTTGACGAACTGAAAAGACGACATATTAGAATAGGTATGCCTGTTGTAATAGTTGAATAATTAGCTCTTTTACCTTTGTGTTTTTTACAACAATAAACGCCTTTTGATTAGTTTTTACATTAATCAAAAGGCGTTTT
The nucleotide sequence above comes from Synergistaceae bacterium. Encoded proteins:
- a CDS encoding SH3 domain-containing protein; its protein translation is MLEIPVIYMTSLSNPSPYPPCLLVPYLLRLINIFVEAPLSLFFVKLVGGLLGGFLGFSLIYYGLFAGGVAYDKPSSIVDLSQTASQDAIERDGQTFADSEDLTADGAEAIKQGQIKGKRVNMREAPGLKAAVIFTFPGMENVTIHESANPESSKYPWVKVTYKDKTGWVYGQYVAEKAPVKPAQSKTVTTDKSQVIPKPTATKQGQIKGKNVNMRESPDLKARVLFTFPGLEKVTIHEATTPEPGRKPWIKVSYKDITGWVYGQYVKE
- a CDS encoding L,D-transpeptidase family protein → MKLKPESQKLFFLIIVTVAICALFFTIKHHGVDEKAAKVAEKELKLTPDVPKTAKPLSPTILQKRDAYSHRGEWIKIIKLDHKLHVMKDKNIVKIYDIAVGKNLGQKVRAGDCKTPVGDFSVQQIQSASHWSHDFKDGKGVIQNAYGPWFIRLRTGWNGIGIHGTHAPNSIGTNDTEGCIRLKNSDVDELKRRHIRIGMPVVIVE